The following are encoded in a window of Streptomyces sp. Go-475 genomic DNA:
- a CDS encoding transglutaminase domain-containing protein: MHHPRPPEHRVVGTCRHFAILACAFLRARGIPARARCGFGTYCAEGRGLDHWIT; the protein is encoded by the coding sequence CTGCACCACCCCCGCCCCCCGGAGCACCGGGTCGTCGGCACCTGCCGCCACTTCGCCATCCTGGCCTGCGCCTTCCTCCGGGCCCGGGGCATCCCGGCCCGGGCCCGATGCGGCTTCGGCACCTACTGCGCCGAGGGCCGCGGCCTCGACCACTGGATCACCTAG
- a CDS encoding RraA family protein — translation MADVDAFTDIPTTTLADLLGRAQVMDIGIRPLWGPVPRVAGPAFTVRCPPGDNLMLHAAIYRAAPGAVVVVESGDLDYALAGGNVCAVAQRRGVTAFVADGLIRDLAEVREARFPVFARGVIPIPGTKSAARPLNERVRCGGVSVDPGDVVVADEEGVVVVPGDRREEILAGARAKLAKEAGETLDMWESAHRARIDSILADQGFEESQA, via the coding sequence ATGGCTGACGTCGACGCGTTCACGGACATACCCACGACCACGCTGGCCGATCTGCTGGGCCGCGCGCAGGTGATGGACATCGGGATCCGGCCGCTGTGGGGGCCGGTGCCGAGGGTGGCCGGGCCGGCCTTCACCGTACGGTGTCCGCCCGGGGACAACCTGATGCTGCACGCGGCGATCTACCGGGCCGCCCCCGGCGCGGTCGTCGTCGTGGAGTCGGGAGACCTGGACTACGCCCTGGCCGGCGGCAACGTGTGCGCCGTCGCCCAGCGCCGCGGCGTCACCGCGTTCGTCGCCGACGGGCTGATCCGCGACCTCGCCGAGGTGCGCGAGGCGCGCTTCCCGGTGTTCGCCCGCGGCGTCATCCCCATCCCGGGCACCAAGTCGGCCGCACGGCCGCTGAACGAGCGGGTGCGCTGCGGCGGGGTGTCCGTCGACCCGGGCGACGTGGTCGTGGCCGACGAGGAGGGCGTCGTGGTGGTGCCCGGGGACCGCCGCGAGGAGATCCTGGCCGGGGCCCGGGCGAAGCTGGCGAAGGAGGCCGGGGAGACCCTGGACATGTGGGAGTCGGCACACCGGGCGCGGATCGACAGCATCCTGGCGGATCAGGGATTCGAGGAGTCCCAGGCCTGA
- a CDS encoding AAA family ATPase, producing the protein MTPTEPALQHVLTQERAHHDRCRAALAAMVEGAGEQVVIGEDVSASGADAEVLGYRLRSRAKALRELPEGPLFFGVLEFEDAAGRLHIGRLRISEHPAEPPLVVDWRAPVSRAFYQASARDPQDVAVRRRFGWAPGSRGDSGDLTGLEDEYLGQGESRASEIVAQEIERPRVGPMRDIAATIQPEQDDLVRGDLALSVCVQGAPGTGKTAVGLHRAAYLLYTHPQRVRRGGLLILGPNRTFLSYIAEVLPALGETGVRQSTLAEEIAHWPVRAVDDDSAAVVKHDARMAEVLRRALYARVRAEGAGELAVPDGSYRWRVPAEELARIVRDVREEEPPYGVGRERVRARIVRCLREQAERRAGPPANAWVRKVERARPVSAYLDAVWPRVRPEEVVAGLLGDEAALASAADGLLDAGEQRALLWARPPRSWKSARWSAADLVLLDEVAGLIEHPEGYGHVVVDEAQDLSPMECRAIARRAPFGSLTVLGDLAQGTTPWAARSWRTVLAHLGKPDAAVVELTTGFRVPRAVVGLANRLLERLDVDVPKARSLRGDGELRMREAAPEAVPAAVVDAVRDALEREGSVGVVAADADVPRVRAALDAAGIAAAGPEELGARVSLVPASVVKGLEYDQVVAVEPAAIAEAEERGLHRLYVVLTRAVSRLEVVRAKPLPF; encoded by the coding sequence ATGACGCCGACCGAACCCGCCCTCCAGCACGTCCTCACCCAGGAACGCGCCCACCACGACCGCTGCCGGGCCGCCCTCGCCGCGATGGTCGAGGGCGCCGGCGAACAGGTCGTCATCGGGGAGGACGTCTCCGCCTCGGGCGCCGACGCCGAAGTCCTCGGCTACCGGCTGCGCAGCCGGGCCAAGGCGCTGCGGGAACTGCCCGAGGGCCCCCTGTTCTTCGGGGTGCTGGAGTTCGAGGACGCGGCCGGGCGCCTGCACATCGGGCGGCTGCGCATCTCCGAGCACCCGGCCGAACCGCCCCTCGTCGTCGACTGGCGCGCACCCGTCTCGCGCGCCTTCTACCAGGCCTCGGCCCGTGACCCGCAGGACGTCGCCGTGCGCCGGCGGTTCGGGTGGGCGCCCGGCAGCCGGGGCGACTCCGGGGATCTCACCGGCCTGGAGGACGAGTACCTGGGGCAGGGGGAGAGCCGCGCCAGCGAGATCGTCGCCCAGGAGATCGAACGGCCGCGCGTCGGGCCCATGCGGGACATCGCCGCGACCATCCAGCCCGAGCAGGACGACCTCGTCCGAGGGGATCTCGCGCTGTCGGTGTGCGTGCAGGGCGCGCCCGGCACCGGCAAGACCGCCGTCGGCCTGCACCGGGCCGCGTACCTGCTCTACACGCACCCGCAGCGCGTCCGGCGCGGCGGCCTGCTGATCCTCGGGCCCAACCGCACCTTCCTGTCGTACATCGCGGAGGTCCTGCCGGCCCTCGGCGAGACCGGGGTGCGGCAGTCGACGCTCGCCGAGGAGATCGCCCACTGGCCGGTCCGGGCCGTGGACGACGACTCCGCCGCCGTCGTCAAGCACGACGCCCGGATGGCCGAGGTGCTGCGGCGGGCGCTGTACGCGAGGGTGCGCGCGGAGGGGGCCGGCGAACTCGCCGTGCCGGACGGGTCGTACCGGTGGCGGGTGCCGGCGGAGGAACTGGCGCGGATCGTGCGGGACGTACGGGAGGAGGAACCGCCGTACGGGGTCGGGCGGGAGCGGGTGCGGGCGCGGATCGTGCGGTGTCTGCGCGAGCAGGCCGAGCGGCGGGCCGGGCCGCCCGCGAACGCCTGGGTGCGCAAGGTCGAGCGGGCCCGGCCGGTGTCCGCGTACCTCGACGCCGTCTGGCCCCGGGTGCGGCCCGAGGAGGTCGTGGCCGGACTGCTCGGCGACGAGGCGGCGCTGGCGTCGGCCGCGGACGGGCTGCTGGACGCCGGTGAGCAGCGGGCGCTGCTGTGGGCGAGGCCGCCGCGGTCGTGGAAGTCGGCGCGCTGGTCGGCCGCCGACCTGGTGCTGCTCGACGAGGTGGCCGGGCTGATCGAGCATCCGGAGGGGTACGGGCACGTCGTCGTCGACGAGGCGCAGGACCTGTCCCCGATGGAGTGCCGGGCCATCGCCCGCCGGGCGCCCTTCGGGTCGCTGACGGTGCTGGGCGACCTGGCGCAGGGGACGACGCCGTGGGCGGCGCGCTCGTGGCGCACGGTTCTCGCGCACCTGGGGAAGCCGGACGCGGCCGTGGTCGAGCTGACCACCGGCTTCCGGGTGCCGCGGGCGGTCGTCGGGCTGGCCAACCGGCTGCTGGAACGGCTGGACGTCGACGTGCCGAAGGCCCGTTCGCTGCGCGGGGACGGGGAGTTGCGGATGCGGGAGGCCGCGCCGGAGGCGGTGCCCGCGGCGGTCGTGGACGCCGTACGGGACGCGCTGGAGCGGGAGGGCTCGGTCGGGGTCGTCGCCGCGGACGCGGACGTGCCCCGGGTGCGGGCGGCGCTGGACGCGGCGGGGATCGCGGCGGCGGGCCCGGAGGAACTCGGCGCGCGGGTGTCCCTGGTGCCGGCGAGCGTGGTCAAGGGCCTGGAGTACGACCAGGTGGTGGCCGTGGAGCCGGCCGCGATCGCCGAGGCGGAGGAGCGGGGGCTGCACCGGCTGTACGTGGTGCTGACGCGGGCGGTGTCGCGGCTGGAGGTGGTGCGGGCGAAACCGCTGCCCTTCTGA
- a CDS encoding TetR family transcriptional regulator — protein sequence MSETGLRERKKRRMYETVSDIAIRLFLEKGFDAVSVAEVAAAAEISKPTLFRYFPAKEDLVLHRIADHEGEAARVVAGSAGAPVEALRRHFLEGLERGDPVTGLNDDPRVLAFHGLLYETPSLVARAQLHQERSEAALAEVLGGDLDARLAAGQIMAVQRILALENWRRIAAGERAAELRAEAVAAAERAFGWLAAGMPPRLRRARGQDTTASAP from the coding sequence ATGAGCGAGACCGGGCTGCGTGAGCGCAAGAAGCGGCGGATGTACGAGACGGTGTCGGACATCGCCATCCGGCTCTTCCTGGAGAAGGGGTTCGACGCGGTGTCCGTCGCCGAGGTGGCGGCGGCGGCCGAGATCTCCAAGCCGACGCTGTTCCGGTACTTCCCGGCCAAGGAGGATCTGGTGCTGCACCGGATCGCCGACCACGAGGGGGAGGCCGCGCGGGTCGTGGCGGGGTCGGCGGGGGCGCCCGTGGAGGCGCTGCGGCGGCACTTCCTGGAGGGGCTGGAGCGGGGCGATCCGGTGACCGGGCTCAACGATGATCCCCGGGTGCTCGCCTTCCACGGCCTGCTCTACGAGACGCCCTCCCTGGTCGCCCGGGCGCAACTGCACCAGGAGCGGTCCGAGGCCGCGCTCGCCGAGGTGCTCGGGGGCGATCTGGACGCGCGGCTCGCGGCCGGGCAGATCATGGCCGTGCAGCGGATCCTGGCGCTGGAGAACTGGCGTCGGATCGCGGCGGGGGAGCGGGCGGCGGAGCTGCGGGCCGAGGCGGTGGCGGCGGCGGAGCGGGCGTTCGGGTGGCTCGCGGCCGGGATGCCGCCGCGCCTGCGGCGTGCCCGAGGGCAGGACACCACCGCCTCCGCACCCTGA
- a CDS encoding HAD-IA family hydrolase, which yields MAVGVDRFTDVRRVLAGARCVLFDFDGPICRLFPEGRSQPVADDLRREIQAFGASHLLSAAERTHKDPHVVLRAVHRALRAGSPGLGGLLRLLEERVTAGELAAAELVAAHHEWHTPDADALLRKLDSRGVALAVVTNNSALAAEAYLERRGLLSYFTTVQGRRADDPGLMKPHPDVLFRALRVLGLGPDDAVMIGDTATDVQAAARAGVGFVGYGRNERKIRALCQAEAAAVITSYGPLVEGEWGHGP from the coding sequence ATGGCGGTCGGCGTCGACAGGTTCACGGACGTACGCAGAGTGCTGGCCGGGGCCCGCTGTGTGCTCTTCGACTTCGACGGGCCGATCTGTCGGCTCTTCCCCGAGGGCAGGTCGCAGCCGGTCGCCGACGACCTCCGACGCGAGATCCAGGCCTTCGGTGCCTCTCACCTCCTCAGTGCGGCCGAGCGGACCCACAAGGATCCGCATGTGGTCCTGCGCGCGGTCCATCGAGCGCTGCGGGCAGGGTCGCCCGGCCTGGGCGGGCTGCTGCGCCTCCTGGAGGAACGGGTCACGGCCGGTGAACTCGCCGCCGCCGAACTCGTCGCCGCACACCACGAGTGGCACACCCCGGACGCGGACGCCCTCCTCCGCAAGCTGGACAGCCGGGGAGTGGCTCTGGCCGTGGTCACGAACAACTCTGCGCTGGCGGCCGAGGCGTATCTCGAACGGCGCGGACTGCTCTCGTACTTCACCACGGTTCAGGGCCGACGCGCCGACGATCCGGGACTGATGAAGCCACACCCCGACGTCCTCTTTCGCGCACTGCGCGTCCTCGGCCTCGGCCCCGACGACGCGGTGATGATCGGCGACACGGCAACGGACGTGCAGGCGGCCGCACGGGCCGGTGTGGGGTTCGTCGGCTACGGACGCAACGAACGCAAGATCCGCGCGCTGTGCCAGGCGGAGGCCGCGGCGGTGATCACCTCGTACGGGCCGTTGGTCGAGGGGGAATGGGGGCATGGGCCGTGA
- a CDS encoding aminoglycoside phosphotransferase family protein — MPLGTPLACLLRQRSGDVLAKFRTPMQAVEVVPRLWRRESELLRVLDGRVRHVPRCLADFGEWSLHEYLPGPTLAEVAPSGQRIGPDRLSALAEFFAELAGVPGCALPPRPADWPDDGDSEGFLRWLAGFTEQRVDQANRPRFGMLFDAVGIPRDAVERFLNIVPPPARRPFALLHTDVHRANVLVLPAEEGERLAVIDWELALYGDPLHDLATHLVRMDYAKEEREAMIDLWAQAMRCAGHGEMTADLDRGLRVYRDFEYVQSLYPDVMRAALYLSERPAERELSEAADRVCRALHRAWQPLGLTGEPRDENEVREALRRWHAADQEWRVRSAADGPRGDEPDQEDIARRSPRRRHRARQPRPVSAGRREPTGVPN; from the coding sequence ATGCCCCTGGGGACTCCGCTGGCATGTCTGCTGCGGCAGCGTTCGGGAGACGTTCTCGCCAAGTTCCGTACGCCCATGCAGGCGGTCGAAGTAGTGCCACGGCTCTGGCGACGGGAGTCCGAGCTGCTGAGGGTGCTCGACGGCCGGGTGCGTCATGTTCCGCGCTGCCTGGCGGACTTCGGAGAGTGGTCCCTGCACGAGTACCTGCCGGGCCCTACCCTCGCCGAGGTGGCCCCCTCGGGGCAGCGGATCGGCCCTGACCGGCTGTCCGCGCTCGCCGAGTTCTTCGCGGAACTCGCCGGGGTGCCCGGGTGCGCTCTCCCCCCGCGGCCTGCGGACTGGCCGGACGACGGCGACAGCGAAGGGTTCCTGAGGTGGCTGGCCGGCTTCACCGAGCAGCGGGTGGACCAGGCCAATCGGCCGCGTTTCGGCATGCTGTTCGATGCCGTGGGCATTCCCCGTGATGCCGTCGAACGCTTTCTGAACATCGTTCCTCCCCCGGCCCGGCGTCCCTTCGCCCTGTTGCACACGGACGTCCACCGGGCCAATGTGCTGGTCCTGCCCGCAGAGGAGGGCGAGCGTCTGGCGGTGATCGACTGGGAACTCGCCCTCTACGGCGACCCGTTGCACGACCTCGCGACGCATCTGGTCCGCATGGACTACGCCAAGGAGGAGCGCGAGGCGATGATCGACCTGTGGGCCCAGGCGATGCGCTGCGCCGGACACGGCGAGATGACCGCCGACCTGGACCGAGGCCTGCGCGTCTACCGCGACTTCGAGTACGTCCAGTCGCTCTACCCGGACGTGATGCGGGCCGCGCTGTACCTGTCCGAGCGTCCCGCGGAACGCGAACTGTCCGAGGCGGCCGACCGGGTGTGCCGTGCGCTGCACCGGGCCTGGCAGCCGCTGGGACTCACCGGTGAACCCCGGGACGAGAACGAGGTCCGTGAAGCACTGCGCCGGTGGCATGCCGCAGACCAGGAATGGCGTGTTCGGTCGGCTGCGGACGGGCCCCGTGGTGATGAGCCCGATCAGGAAGACATAGCCCGGCGTTCGCCAAGGCGGCGGCATCGAGCCCGGCAACCCCGTCCGGTCTCCGCGGGGCGCAGGGAGCCGACGGGCGTGCCGAACTGA
- a CDS encoding winged helix-turn-helix domain-containing protein: MTSSAKREGAGRRFLQVAELLRNRIADETYPAGSMLPAQRQLAADLGVSRETLRRVLGQLADEGLLDVRQGSGSRVLDQPSGPRKRVVDQAAARPALGSWIERAFQETGEVSIDVFSLTSETLYGHLKRQAERIIVEKRAAPTSLHIRMLVPGEEQSLAHPQAEDPDDPRIHQRWRAMARRYAREMSDLVAQLRERGVDARLEVKRVPLTPPFKLYILNRQHLLYGMYMPEKTVITLDDDEETQVKAIDVIGAFSKLHYFHSGSVDARDVAFFEDLRDWFQATWNVLGSTARREK, encoded by the coding sequence ATGACCAGCTCAGCGAAGAGGGAAGGCGCCGGCCGTAGGTTCTTGCAGGTGGCGGAGCTCCTGCGCAACCGCATCGCGGACGAGACGTACCCGGCCGGCAGCATGCTGCCGGCCCAACGGCAGCTGGCCGCGGACCTCGGCGTTTCGAGGGAGACACTCCGGCGCGTTCTCGGGCAGCTCGCCGACGAAGGCCTGCTCGACGTCCGTCAGGGCAGCGGCAGCCGGGTTCTGGACCAGCCTTCCGGGCCGCGGAAGAGGGTCGTGGACCAGGCGGCCGCCCGGCCTGCCCTCGGATCGTGGATCGAGCGGGCCTTTCAGGAGACGGGCGAGGTGAGCATCGATGTCTTCTCGTTGACCTCCGAAACCCTGTACGGCCATCTCAAGAGACAGGCCGAACGCATCATCGTCGAGAAGAGGGCTGCGCCGACTTCCCTGCACATCCGCATGCTGGTGCCCGGTGAGGAGCAGTCGCTGGCCCATCCCCAGGCGGAGGACCCGGACGACCCACGGATCCACCAGCGTTGGCGGGCGATGGCGCGCCGGTACGCCAGGGAGATGAGCGATTTGGTCGCCCAGCTCAGGGAGCGTGGTGTCGACGCCCGCTTGGAGGTCAAGCGTGTACCGCTGACGCCTCCCTTCAAGCTGTACATCCTCAACAGGCAGCACCTGCTGTACGGGATGTACATGCCGGAGAAGACCGTCATCACACTCGACGACGACGAGGAGACGCAGGTGAAGGCGATTGATGTCATCGGCGCCTTCTCGAAGCTCCACTACTTCCACAGCGGGTCCGTGGATGCCCGCGATGTGGCGTTCTTCGAAGACCTGCGTGACTGGTTCCAGGCGACTTGGAACGTTCTGGGTTCAACGGCACGTCGAGAGAAGTGA
- a CDS encoding HAD-IA family hydrolase, with protein MRIATEGDPYELRDLIRRAHVVLWDFDGPICRLFARHSAERVARDLVSWLEGRGLHGLLTGDERDSLDPHMVLRAVDGRHPGSDLVTELEKRLTQEESRAAVTAMPTAYADPLIRTWTAVGARLAVASNNSPRVIRQYLTSRGLLPCFSPHVYGRTSDLQLLKPDPHSLNRALSAMGAAPSSALMIGDTPTDYLAAKHAGVPFLGYARSDRTAEPLREAGAEVVLPSLEPLLQLLRG; from the coding sequence GTGAGGATCGCGACCGAAGGTGATCCGTATGAACTCCGCGATCTGATCAGACGCGCCCATGTCGTGCTCTGGGACTTCGACGGGCCCATCTGCCGGCTGTTCGCGCGCCACTCGGCGGAGCGTGTGGCGCGCGACCTGGTGTCCTGGCTGGAGGGCCGCGGCCTGCACGGCCTCCTCACCGGGGACGAGCGTGACTCGCTCGACCCCCACATGGTTCTGCGCGCCGTGGATGGCCGGCATCCCGGCAGTGACCTGGTCACGGAGCTGGAGAAACGTCTCACCCAGGAAGAGTCGCGGGCCGCCGTCACCGCCATGCCGACCGCGTACGCGGACCCGCTGATCCGCACCTGGACAGCTGTCGGTGCCCGCCTGGCCGTCGCCAGCAACAACTCACCGCGGGTGATCCGTCAGTACCTCACCAGCCGTGGTCTCCTCCCGTGCTTCTCCCCGCACGTCTACGGCCGGACGAGCGACCTTCAGCTGCTCAAGCCGGATCCGCACTCCTTGAACCGGGCGCTGAGTGCCATGGGAGCCGCCCCGTCGTCCGCCCTGATGATCGGCGACACTCCTACCGACTACCTGGCCGCGAAGCACGCGGGCGTACCGTTCCTGGGCTACGCACGCAGCGACCGGACGGCCGAACCGCTGCGGGAAGCCGGGGCAGAAGTCGTGCTGCCCTCGCTGGAGCCGTTGCTGCAGCTTCTGCGGGGCTGA
- a CDS encoding winged helix-turn-helix domain-containing protein, with translation MLVTQENVAVNGSGRLSSQEIADHLRERIRAGELRPGDRLPTQAELAEEFGVERGAVRQALRVLQEDGLLTNVSKGSPPRIAAPAPARGEPQPTMVGLAPRLTEAFSVPRVRVDVVCHTAETLMVALGEPLRLIHEGRIRPESIDVRILVPSRDIELAFPVPVEAHGDGNPVHQRWLAMRNAQGQVLQHNLLALRSTHGIDVHVTFRALPFTPPVKLYLLNQEEALIGYYMLTRRAEEWGSQTLDMYDVLGSQSLLFSFVKRSGRQDAAFVQESQKWFDALWETITTDLTLS, from the coding sequence GTGCTCGTGACTCAGGAGAACGTGGCAGTGAACGGCAGCGGAAGGCTCTCGTCCCAGGAGATCGCCGACCACCTGCGGGAGCGTATCCGTGCCGGTGAGCTCAGGCCGGGGGACCGCCTGCCCACCCAGGCCGAACTGGCGGAGGAGTTCGGCGTGGAACGCGGTGCGGTGCGCCAGGCCCTGCGAGTACTCCAGGAGGACGGACTCCTCACCAATGTCAGCAAGGGCAGCCCGCCGCGGATCGCCGCGCCGGCTCCGGCCCGGGGCGAGCCGCAGCCGACGATGGTGGGGCTGGCGCCCCGGCTGACGGAGGCGTTCTCGGTCCCGCGGGTCCGCGTCGACGTCGTCTGCCACACCGCGGAGACGCTGATGGTGGCCCTCGGCGAGCCGCTCCGGCTGATCCACGAGGGCCGGATCCGCCCCGAGTCGATCGACGTCCGCATCCTCGTCCCGTCGCGGGACATCGAACTGGCCTTCCCTGTGCCCGTGGAGGCGCACGGTGACGGCAACCCGGTCCACCAGCGCTGGCTGGCGATGCGCAACGCCCAGGGGCAGGTGCTCCAGCACAACCTGCTGGCGCTGCGCTCGACGCACGGCATCGACGTCCATGTCACGTTCCGGGCGCTGCCCTTCACCCCGCCCGTGAAGCTGTACCTGCTCAACCAGGAGGAGGCGCTGATCGGTTACTACATGCTGACCAGGCGCGCGGAGGAGTGGGGCAGCCAGACCCTGGACATGTACGACGTCCTGGGCTCCCAGTCCCTCCTCTTCTCCTTCGTGAAGCGGTCGGGCCGGCAGGACGCGGCGTTCGTGCAGGAATCCCAGAAGTGGTTCGACGCCCTCTGGGAAACCATCACGACGGACCTGACACTCTCCTAG
- a CDS encoding HAD family hydrolase — MTSRGETASTEELRRLLAPARYILWDLDGPICRLFAGHPASEVARELVQLIRRQGLGGLLTEEEGFYLDPQAVLLEVDKRHPDSDLITRLEDWLTQHELLAVPTALPTPYADPLIRTWSGLGARFAITTNNSALAAASYIETRHLEGCFPCIYGRTRNLSQMKPHPHSLLQALDALGADPSQALMLGDAGTDYQAAQELGVPFLGYARDDQKLRHLTHVGVQASHVVRSLEEVLVAITCPL; from the coding sequence GTGACTTCTCGCGGGGAGACGGCGTCGACCGAAGAACTGCGGAGACTGCTCGCTCCGGCTCGTTACATCCTCTGGGACCTGGACGGGCCGATCTGCCGCCTGTTCGCGGGTCACCCGGCGTCCGAGGTGGCCCGGGAGCTGGTGCAGCTGATCAGACGGCAGGGGCTGGGCGGGCTGCTCACAGAGGAGGAAGGCTTCTACCTCGACCCCCAGGCCGTACTGCTGGAGGTGGATAAACGGCATCCGGACAGCGACCTGATCACTCGGCTCGAGGACTGGCTCACCCAGCATGAACTCCTCGCCGTTCCCACCGCGCTGCCCACGCCGTACGCCGATCCGCTGATCAGAACATGGTCGGGACTGGGTGCGAGGTTCGCCATCACGACCAACAACTCCGCGCTCGCGGCGGCCTCCTACATCGAGACCCGGCACCTCGAGGGCTGCTTCCCCTGCATATACGGGCGCACCAGGAACCTCAGCCAGATGAAGCCCCACCCGCACTCCCTGCTCCAGGCCCTCGATGCCCTGGGTGCGGACCCGTCCCAGGCGCTGATGCTGGGCGATGCCGGGACGGACTACCAGGCGGCACAGGAGCTGGGTGTCCCGTTCCTGGGCTACGCGCGCGACGATCAGAAGCTGCGCCACCTGACGCACGTGGGCGTCCAGGCGTCGCACGTCGTTCGCTCACTGGAGGAAGTCCTGGTCGCGATCACATGTCCGCTGTAG
- a CDS encoding winged helix-turn-helix domain-containing protein, translating to MVVTQENVAVNGSRRLSSQEIADHLRERIRTGELKPGDRLPTQAELAEQFGVERGAVRQALRALQEDGLLTNVSKGSPPRIAAPAPARGEPQPTMVGLAPRLTEAFSVPRVRVDVVCHTSETLMVALGEPLRRIHENRSRPESIDLRLLLPSRHINLAFPRLVEEQGEDDPVHQRWLEMRNAQLRVLRHNLLTLRSTHGIDVHVTFRALPFTPPMKLYVLNGQEALLGYYMLTRREEEWGSRTLDMYDALGSKSLLFSFLKQAGHRDARLVEETQKWFDALWETITTDLTLSW from the coding sequence TTGGTCGTGACCCAGGAGAACGTGGCAGTGAACGGCAGCAGAAGGCTCTCGTCCCAGGAGATCGCCGACCACCTGCGGGAACGTATCCGCACGGGTGAGCTCAAGCCGGGCGACCGCCTGCCCACCCAGGCCGAGCTCGCGGAGCAGTTCGGCGTGGAACGCGGCGCCGTCCGCCAGGCCCTGCGGGCACTCCAGGAGGACGGACTCCTCACCAACGTCAGCAAGGGCAGCCCGCCGCGGATCGCCGCGCCGGCTCCGGCCCGGGGCGAGCCGCAGCCGACCATGGTGGGGCTTGCGCCGCGCCTGACGGAGGCGTTCTCGGTCCCGCGCGTCCGCGTCGACGTCGTCTGCCACACGTCGGAGACGCTGATGGTGGCCCTCGGAGAACCACTGCGCCGTATCCACGAGAATCGCAGCCGCCCCGAGTCGATCGACCTGCGCCTCCTGCTCCCCTCGCGGCACATCAACCTGGCATTTCCCCGCCTCGTCGAGGAGCAGGGGGAGGACGACCCGGTGCACCAGCGATGGCTGGAGATGCGCAACGCCCAGCTCCGGGTCCTCAGACACAACCTGCTGACGCTGCGCTCCACGCACGGCATCGACGTCCACGTCACGTTCCGGGCGCTGCCCTTCACCCCGCCCATGAAGCTGTACGTACTCAACGGCCAGGAGGCGCTGTTGGGGTACTACATGCTGACCCGGCGAGAAGAGGAGTGGGGGAGCCGGACCCTGGACATGTACGACGCGCTGGGCTCGAAGTCCCTCCTCTTCTCGTTCCTGAAGCAGGCCGGACACCGCGATGCCCGGCTTGTGGAGGAAACCCAGAAGTGGTTCGACGCCCTCTGGGAAACCATCACGACGGACCTGACACTGTCCTGGTGA
- a CDS encoding winged helix-turn-helix domain-containing protein codes for MDPEHASVNGRKRSLRPQRTHHEVADELRARIRSGALRPGERMPTQAQLAQEFGVERGAVRQALRILQSEQLLTNVSKGSPATVAPDPAGALTGPEAPPLPTTVALAPRIAAAFAAEHVEIDAVCLTSISLTLAIGEPLRQIHAGRLKPAKVDVRVLLPSRDIDLAFPVPVEGRDDDWVHDRWLAMRNAQGQVLQHNLLALRATHGIDVRVTFRALPFTPPVKLYLLNGTEALFAYYTLTRREAQIDHEHLEMYDAQGTQSMLFSFQQGPGLRDTTFVEQSHLWFNALWETISSELVLTS; via the coding sequence GTGGACCCGGAACACGCCTCCGTCAATGGACGGAAGAGGTCGCTACGGCCACAGCGGACACATCACGAGGTGGCCGACGAGCTGCGCGCCCGGATCAGGTCGGGTGCACTGCGGCCGGGTGAACGCATGCCCACCCAGGCGCAGCTGGCACAGGAGTTCGGTGTCGAACGCGGGGCGGTGCGCCAGGCGCTGCGCATCCTGCAGTCCGAGCAGTTGCTCACCAACGTGTCCAAGGGCAGCCCGGCGACCGTGGCCCCGGATCCCGCCGGGGCGCTGACCGGCCCGGAAGCCCCGCCCCTGCCCACGACGGTGGCCCTCGCGCCCCGGATCGCGGCGGCCTTCGCGGCGGAGCACGTCGAGATCGACGCCGTGTGCCTGACCTCCATCTCCCTCACGCTGGCCATCGGTGAGCCGCTGCGCCAGATCCACGCCGGACGGCTGAAACCGGCCAAGGTCGACGTCCGGGTCCTGCTGCCGAGCCGGGACATCGACCTCGCCTTCCCGGTGCCGGTCGAGGGGCGCGACGACGACTGGGTGCACGACCGCTGGCTGGCGATGCGCAACGCGCAGGGGCAGGTGCTCCAGCACAACCTGCTGGCGCTGCGCGCCACGCACGGCATCGACGTCCGGGTGACGTTCCGGGCGCTGCCCTTCACCCCGCCGGTGAAGCTGTACCTGCTCAACGGCACGGAGGCGCTGTTCGCGTACTACACGCTGACGCGCCGGGAGGCCCAGATCGACCACGAGCACCTGGAGATGTACGACGCCCAGGGCACCCAGTCGATGCTGTTCTCCTTCCAGCAGGGGCCGGGCCTGCGTGACACGACGTTCGTGGAGCAGTCCCACCTGTGGTTCAACGCATTGTGGGAGACGATCAGTTCGGAGCTGGTGCTCACGAGCTGA